GAGAAGCGGCTGAAGGTGCTGCCCATCGAGAAGGGGCACCCGCTGCCGGAGCTGGTGGAGGCCATCCGCGAGTACACGCAGGTGCGCCGCGAGCGGGCCATGATTGCCTACGTGGCCATCTCCGGCTTCAACCTGGGCCTGGAGGATGCCCAGGCGCTGAAGGACACCTTCGAGGGCATCCCCATCAAGGTGGACCTCATCGACGTGACGGACCCCACGGGCAAGTACCTGCCGCCGGGGCCCGAGGAGCTGAAGGCCTTCCGGGACCACCTGCAGATCCTCAAGGCGCCCATCGCCCGGCGCTACTCGGGCGGCAAGGACATCGGCGCGGCCTGCGGCACGCTGGAGGCCAGCCAGTACGGCGGCACCGTGCTGCCCCCGCCCCCGGTGGCCCCCGAGCGCGTGCGCGAGGGCTGAGCGCCCGCGGCTACACCCACCGCAGGGGGGGCTTGAGCTGCACGCGGAACAGGATGCCGCGGCCGGGCTCGAACTGCGTGGAGACCTCGGCGTCGTTGCGGCGCAGCATCTGGTACGTCAGCGCCAGCGAGATGTTGAGGCGCATCGTCCGGCCCCCGCTGTCCAGCTCCACGCGCGGATCGAAGATGCGGCGCTGCTCCTCCTCGGTGAGCACCAAGTCCCGGTTGAGAATGGACAGCCAGGGCTTGCCCTCCGAGGTCCCCGTCTGGATGACGAGCGTGCGCGCCTCGGAGGCGGGCCCGCCCGTGGGTGCGCGCAGGAACGTCAGCATGTGCATCAGCGCGAAGCGCAGGTCCTCCCGGCCGATGAGCGCCAGGCACAGCCGCGGGTGGAACTGAATCTCCAGGGCCCCGGTGTTGCCCGCCTCGGACAGCGCGTCGAGGCACTCGCGGATGACGGCGTTGACGTCCACCGGCTCGGGGTGGGCGGCCGTCTGCGGCTCGGCGAGCCGCGCGAAGCCGGAGACGAGCTCGGCGATGCGCTTGACGCCATCGAGCGTGTCGGTGATGACCTCGTCGATCTCCCGCATCAGCTGCTCGGTCTGCTCCTCGCTGCCTGCGGGCGCGCGCAGAATCTGCGCGTGCCGCCGGGACTCCGGCAGGTCCAGGCCGTGCAGGTAGTGCGCCGCATCCTTCGCGGCCAGCCACATCCCGCTCACCATCGTGGCGTAGCCGTTCATGGCGCTGAGGTTCGCCAGGACGAAGGACAGGGGGTTGTTGACTTCGTGGGCCACGGCGCCCGCGAGCTGGCCTGCGAGCCCCACCTTCTCCGCGTGGACGAGCTGCTCGCGCGTCCGGACGAGCTCGGACACCTTCTGGGCCAGCGCGTCGTAGAGCCGCGCGTTGTCCAGGGAGATGGCCAGCTGGCTGGCGAACACCGTGCCCTTCTGGAGCTCCGAGGAGGCGAACTCCAGCGAGTTGCCCCGGCGCAGCGCCACCAGGGCGCCCAGCACCTGGTCGCGCGCCACCAGCGGGTAGGCCAGCGCCGAGGAGTAGATGTGGGCCTCGGCCGGCGAGGCGTGGGGGTGGATGTCGAGCGCCGACAGCCGCAGCGCGCCGCCCACCCGGGCCACGCGCTCGGCCAGCGCCAGCAGCAGCGGCTCCGAGGGGAGCACGTCGTGCACCAGCCGGTGGATGCTGAAGTCCCGGTCCTCGCTGCGCCAGAGCAAGAGCCCGATGTCATCGGCGCGCAGCACGCGCTGGGCCAGCGTCACCACGAGCTGGACCAGGTCCGCGTGCTTGAGCGTCGTCATCAGCGCGCGGCTCGCCTCGTAGAGCGCCACCACGCTCTGCAGGTGGCTCTTCTGCCGGGCGCGCTCCAGCAGCAGCTTCAGCTCGGCGACGTCGTAGGGCTTCTGGATGTAGTCGTAGGCCCCGTGCTTCATGCAGGCGACGGCCGTCTCCACGCTCGCGTAGCCCGTGGCGACAATCACCTCGATGTCCGGGTCCAGCGCGCGCAGCGCCTCCACGGTCTCCACCCCGTCCATGCCGGGCATCTTGAGGTCGGTGATGGCCAGGTCGAACTTGCGGCGCCGGAGCGTCTCCACGGCGGCCATGCCGTTCTCGGCCGTCTCGACGTCGAAGCCTTCTTGAGACAGCTCGTAGGAGAGCATGTCCCGGATGCCGGGCTCATCGTCGATGACGAGGACCGAAGCGCGCGTTCTCATGCGGCGTGTCCCTCCTCGGACAGGGCCCGGTCGATGGCGCCGAGCAGCTCATCGAGCTCCACGGGCTTGTACAAACAGGCGGAGGCGCCGTATTCGGACACCCGCTGCTCGAAGGCGTGGCTGGCATCCGAGCTGCTGCTCACCACCAGCACCCGCTGCGTGGGCCGCAGCGCGCGAATCTTCACGAGCACCTCGGGGCCGCTCAGCCGGGGCATGTGGACATCCAGGATGACGAGATCGAAGGGCCGCGCCTGGAACGCCTCGAACGCCTCCCACCCGTCGGTGGCCGTGACGACCTCGACGCCGAGGGGCTCCAGGGTGAATCGAAAGAGGTCACGGATGCCTTCTTCATCATCGGCGATCAGAATGCACTTGCCGGGCAGGCTCTTCATGCGCTTGCGGTGCCTCCCGTGTGGGCGGGAAGCCGGACCCGCATGGTGGTTCCCACACCGGTTTGGCTCTCTACCTCGATTTGCCCCCGGTGCTGCTGAACGATTTCATAGACGAGGCTCAGGCCCAAGCCCGTCCCTTCTCCCACCGGCTTGGTGGTGAAAAAGGGGTCGAAGATGCGGGAGCGGACCTCCTCGGGAATTCCGCTGCCGGTGTCCGTGACTTCCAGGCACACGCTGCCGGGCGCCTGGAGGAAGGTGCGCACCGTGAGGGTGCCGCCCTTCTTCATCACGTCGAGCGCGTTGGTGCCCAGGTTCACGAGCACCTGCTGGAGCTGGGTCTTGTTGCCCTGGAGAATGGGCAGCCCGCCTTCGAAGTCCGGGACGATTTTCACCTCCTGGGTGCGCGCCCGCGCCTCGACGAGCACGAGCGTGGAGCGCACCAGGGCGTTGAGGTCCACGGACTCCACGGTCTTCTTGCCGACGCGCGAGAACGTCAGCAGCTCCTGCACCAGGTTCTTGCACCGCAGCGCCTCGCGGACGATGGAGCGCACGGGCAGGCTCAGCGGGTCCTTCTCCGGCACCCGGCGCTCCATGCCCTGGGCGAAGCCGAGGATGACCGCCAGCGGGTTGTTGATTTCGTGCGCCACGCCGCCTGCCAGCTGCCCCACGGCGGCCATCTTCCCGGTCTGCACGAGCTGCTCCTGGGCCTCGGCCAGCTGGCGCAGGCGCAGCGCCAGCTCCGCGTTGGCCTGCTGCAGGGCCTGGGTGCGCTCCTCCACGCGCGCCTCCAGCTGGGACTGGTGCTCGTGCTCCTGCTCCAGCAGCCGCTGGAAGGCGCGGGCCAGCGTCCCGGACTCGTCCGGCCGGTTGGAGGGAAGCTGGGAGACGGCGATGCGGTCCCCCCGGGCGATCGCGTCCGCGATGGCCGTCATGGCGCGGATGGGCTGGACGATGCCGGTGGCGACGAGCACGCCCAGCAGAATCATGATGGGCAGCAGCACCCCCGAGGTGAGCAGCGCCGACTGGATGATGGCCGCGCGCTGGTTCTCCTGCTCGGCGCGCGAGAAGGCGACGACCAGCGAGCTGTGGAGCGTGTCCCCCACGGGCACCGCCGCCTGCAGCTGGTGGGCCTCCACCTGGGTGGTGGCCAGCAGCACGGGCAGCAGGAAGGGGGAGGCCCTGGGCACCTCGCCCCACTGGGCCAGCAGGGTGCCGTCCGGGGCGTAGATGGCCGCGTAGAGGGCGTCCGGGCTCTTGGACAGGGCGCTCAGGCGCTCGGTGGCGGCCTCCGTGTGCTCGAACTCGATGGCGGGCGAGACGAGCGTCGCCATCACCGTGGCCAGGCTCTTGGCGCGCTCGTGGAGCGGCCCCTCCGTGCTGGCCGTGAGGGTGGCGGTGAGCGACACCGAGAGGCTCAGCACGGTGATGACGATGACGGCGGACAGGAGCCCCACGAGCTTGACGGTGAGCGGCCAGGGGCGGGCCAGGGGCGGGGCGGGGGCCTTCATCGGATGATCTCGCTGAGGGCCAGCAGCTCCGGCTCCAGGTCCGCGCCCTCGGCCAACGCGGTCCGGAGGTTCACCACGAGCGCCGGCCGCGTGCCCCGCCGCAGCAGCCCGATGCTGGCGTTCTCCCGGAGGTCGGCCTCCCGGCCGGAGAAGGAGAGGACCTTGTAGCTCCGGGTGGTCTCGGAGATGGACTCGATGACGTCGTTCAGCCCGGGGCACAGGTAGAGCGCGGCGGCGCGGTTCTGTCCGATGATCGCCTCGAACTCCTCGGGGCTGGAGTAGCCGATGCTGAGCACGCGCACCGGCAGGTTGCGCGGGCGCACCGTGCGCGCCAGGTCCTTCAAGGCCATGGCCACATCGAGCGCGTAGGTCTCGGACTTCAAATTTCGCTCGCGGTACACCACGGCGATGGTGAGCGTGTCCGTCACCCGCTGCGGGAAGTTGCGGTCATAGGGCAGCACGCGCAGCAGGAGCGCGGCCTGCTTGCTGGGGGCCAGGTCATCGGCCGCGAAGGCGCTGAGGCTGTGGCCCAGCAGGACCAGCAGGAACGTGAGCGCGCGAAGAGGGGGCGGGGTCATCGTCGTCTCGGGGGCGCTAGAAGCCGACGGCCAGCTGGAGGATGAAGACATGCTGCGCGGGCCGCGCTCCGTCCGGGACGGTGACGCGGTAGATGGCCTTGGTGAGCGCCGTGGGGATCTGGTTCGGGAAGGGGAAGTAGAGCAGGCCGCCCCAGTAGGAGCGCCCGCTCACGGAGAAGCTCTGGCCATCGAAGGGCGGGGGCAGCTCGCCCACCTCGGCCTCGTCCACGGCGAGCACGGCCTCGGCCTGGGTGTGGAGGCGGTAGGCCCCGATGGCCGAGTAGCCCCACTTCTCGAGCGCCCCGCCGGTGATGGCCTGGTGGGCGAAGGCCGCCTCCAGCTCGAGCGAGAGCGGGCCGCGGATGAAGTTCGCATCGAGCCCGAAGATGTTCAGCCGCCGCCCGCCGTCCCGGGTGTAGGCGCCCGTGTAGCCCGAGGCCCCGACCGTCAGCCCCTCGGCGAGCTGCGCGCTGAGCCGGGCCCCGAAGGACTTGCTGGTGTTGCGGATGTCCACGTACGAGGGCGTGAAGAAGGCGATGGAGCCGCCTTCATCCGGCCCGTCGTCGCTTGGGTCGAGCGGGTTGTTGACGTCGAACTGCTCCATGCCGTTGGTGACGAAGAGCGCGTAGTTGAACGCCCGGCCGGGGGCCCACTCCCAGGTGCCCGTGAGCTGGACGCCCAGCTCCTGCCAGGGGCTGGGGATGATCTCCCGGAAGAGCGTGGGCCGCTCGGGCAGCTTCGAGATGAAGGCCGGGAAGGTCGTCGTGTTGTAGGTGCCGAAGGGAATCAGGAACAGGCCGGCGCGCAGGACCAGCAGCTCCTTGTGGAGGCGCAAGTCCAGCTGCGCGTACCGCAGGCGCAGGCCCGTGTTGAACTCGAAAGAGTTGAAGGTGGGCTCGAGCTCCAGGAACACCTCGGGGACGATGAGGTCCAGGATGTCGGCGCCGAAGTAGAGGTTGGCATCCCGGAGCTCGAAGGTGTTGTGGTGGGGCACGTTGCCGTGGCGCCGCTCCCACTGCCAGAGGTCCGCGGTGATGACGCCGTGCACGTACGGGGTGATGCCGTAGCGGCGCAGGCGGTAGCCGAACGAGCCCACCGAGGCGGAGGTGACCTCCTCCTGGAGCAGATCCTCCAGGCTGGCCTTCTCCGGAGCCGGGGGCGCCTCGGGAGGCTCCGGCGGCTCCGGGGCCTCGGGCGGCGCCACGGCGGCGGGCGGCTCGGGCGATTCAGGTGACTCCTGGGCGGTGGCGGGCAGCGCCAGGAGCATCCAGAGGGTGAGTAACCCTTGCCCGAGACGGGCCCAGCCGATGGCCGGCAACACAGGGAGAGGCGTACCTCGAAACATGATCACCGTATTGGGTTGATGTATTGTTACAGTATCGTTTACCGCTCTCAAGTGCGGGTCCGCTCCAGGGCGGCCCGGCTCCGGGTTCCGGGGAGGGTGCCGGCGGAAGGCTTGCTGCGCTTGGGTGTCCTCCACCTTACGGCCCAGCGGGGCCGCCGCCAATCGAGCTTGCAGGGGCGGGCGGGACGGCCCAGATGAAGCGGGCAGGTTCCGGAAGGCGGGTAGCGCGGATGGTGGAATTCCTCGACAACCTCATCAGGGCGCTGGGGATGGCGGGGGTGCTGCTCCTGGGCCTCGCGGCGATGCTGGAGTACCTGGTGCCGCCCTTTCCCGGCGACACCATCACCCTGCTCGGGGGCGTGTACGCGGTGCGGGGCTCCCACCCGTGGCCCCTGGTCTTCCTGGTGGTGACGGCCGGCAGCGTGGCGGGCGCGGCCATCAATTACTGGTTCGGCACGTGGCTGGCCCGGCGCTTCGAGGCCAAGCCCGATGCGAGCTTCCTGGGCCTCACGCATGCCCGGCTGGCCACGGTCCAGGCGAAGATGCGGCGCGGGGGGCCCTGGCTGCTCTTGGCCAACCGGTTCCTGCCCGGAATCCGGGGCGTCATCTTCATCGCGGCGGGGGCCGCGCGCATGCCCCGGAGCAATGCCCTGTTTCTGGGCGCGCTGTCCGCGATGGCCCACAACGCGCTGGTGCTCTCGGTGGGCCGGGCGGTGGGCGGGAACCTCGAGCGCCTGGAGGGGCTGATGGCGCGCTACCAGCTGGCGGTGGTGGTGCTGGTGGTCATCGGCGTGCTGGCGGTGCTCATCCGGACGCTGGCGCGGCGGCGGAGTCCCGCTACCTGACACCTGGGCGCCGCTTCCCCTTCAGGGGGGGGCCCGAAGCTGGTTAAGTCCGCCCATGCTTCGCACACGGCCCTGGTTCCTGTTTCTCGTGGCGCTCGTGTTCTCCGGTGGCTGCCGGTGTGAGGGCCCCGGGCTCGGCACCTCGCGCGGGGACTTCCGGCCCCAGGAGACGGAGGTGAACTTCGGCCGGGTGCTGGAGGGCACCCAGGCCCGCAGGACGGTGACCCTGCTGGGCACCGGCCGCTCCGAGGCGCGCGTGACGGCGTCGGCCGGGGCCCCCTTCGCCGTGGTGCCCGAGGCGGTGTCCGTGCCCGGCGGCGGCTCCGTGGAGTTGGAGGTGGTGTTCACCGGGGGCAACGGGGGGGCGCAGGGCACGCTGACGCTCGTGGCCGGCAGCCGCGTGGAGGCCGTGGCGCTGCGGGGCGAAGGGGTGCGGCCCCTGGCCTGTGTGCCCTCGGCGCAGTGCCGGGAGTCCCGCTTCGAGCTGGAGCCGGGCGCGTGCGTGGAGACGCTGGCGCCGAACGGGACGGACTGCATTCCGGACAGCCGGTGCCAGGAGCGGGGCCGGTGCCGGGCGGGCGAGTGCGTGGGCACGCCGCGCACGTGTGATGACGACAACCCGTGCACGGTGGATGCGTGCTCGCCCACCGAGGGGTGCGTGACGTCGAACGTGGTGTGCCCGCAGCCAGCGAACCCCTGCAAGGTGGGCGTGTGCCGCCGCGACGAGGGCTGCGGCGAGACGGATGCCGCCGACTACGCGGTGTGCGGCCCCACGGACTGCAAGACGGCGAACCTGTGCTTCCTGGGAAGCTGCCGCACCGTGCCCACGCCGGAGGGGTTCCTGTGCGCGCCGGGGACGCCGTGCCAGGACGAGGGCCGGTGCCGCGGCGGCGAGTGTGCCCGGCCGCCCCCGGGAGAGCTGGTGGCCCAGTTCTCCGCGCCGCTGGGCGGCACGCCCGTGGCGGAGGACGGCGGGCCCGTGGTGCTGTCCCAGGACGGGGCGCTCTTCGCCTCGGTGTGCGACGCGGATGCGGGGTGCCGGCTCGTCTCCTTCACGGGCAATGGCTTGCAGCGCTTCGAGGCGCCCTACCCGGATGGCGGGGCGCGCACGTTGCTGGCCGTGTCCGGCGCGGGGGTGCTGGTGCAGGAGCCCGGGAGCCTGGAGCGCTACGCCCTGGCCAGCCCCGGCGAGCGGCTGTGGCGTGCCCCGCTGGGCGAGGCGCTGGATGGGGGCGTGCCGTCCACGGGCGTGGGCCGCACGGCGGTGAGTGCCGGGGAGGAGGTGGTGGCGCTCGTGGACGGCGTGCCGCCGGCGCTCGTGCGGCTCGGCCTGGATGGCGGGGTGCTCCAGGCGGGCCCCGTGGAGGGGTTTGGAGGGCCGGGGGCCCGGGTGGCCCTCGACGAGCAGGGCCGGGTGGTGCTGAGCGCCGAGGGCGGGGGGCGCGTGGTGTTCGCGGAGCCGGAGGATGCCGGCCCGGGCTTCGTCACCGTGCCCGTGCTGGAGCAGGCCGGGGATGCGGGCTCGTCCCTGGCGGTGGCCGGGGGCTGGCTGTTCGCGGGGGCGCGGACCTTCGCCGGCACCGACGGCGGGGCCCCGGTGCCCGTGCCGTGGGAGGAGCGGCTGCCCCTCGGCGAGCCCACGCTCCTGCTGGATGGCACCGGCTATGCGCTCGCGACGGCCTGCGACGGAGGGGCCCCGCCGTGCGCGCCGGGCACGGCGCAGCTCGTGCTGCGCGCGCTGAGCGCCGAGGATGGGGGCTCGCGCTGGGAGGTGCCCGTGTCGGCGCCGGGCGCGGAGGTCCTCCTGCACGAGGCCTCGCTGGTGAGCGGGAGCGCGGTGGGCACGCTCAGTGACATCACCCCGGATGGCGGCCCCACCCGCACCTATTTCCAGCTGTTCGCCCGGGGGCGTGAGCAGGCGGTGTGCCCGCTGGCCGGAGCGCCGCGCGTCGCGGGGGCCACGCACGTGGGCAACTTCCTCTATGTGCTGCTGGAGCGGGAGGGCACCTGGCGGCTGGAGGCGTTCGGCCTGGGGCTCCAGGGCGTGGCCGAGACGCGCGGGTGGCCCCAGCGGCATGGGCTCGCGGGCACCCGGCGGGCCCAGCCCTGAGGCGGGCTACCGGCGCCCGTCGGAGTCCAGCCACAGGTCCTCGAAGCGCACCTGGGGCGGCGTCATGTGCAGCCGCAGCCCCTGCACCGGGGCGCTCGCCACCGCGTAGATGCGGTCGTGGTACAGGGGGATGAGCGGGCAGTCCTGGTCGAAGAGGGCCTCGGCGCGCAGGTAGAGCTGGTGGCGCAGGTCCGGATCAATGGACACCCGGGCCTCGGACGTCAGCCGGTCCAGCGCCGGGTTGTGGTAGCCCAGCGGGTAGATGTTCTGGGCGTTCGAGTTCAGCAGGAAGTAGAGGAAGTTGTCCGGGTCCGGGTAGTCGGCGATCCACAGCGTGCGGAAGGCGGGGATGCGCCCGGCGCGCAGCCGGGCGGTGTAGTCCTGCGAGGGCAGCTCCACGTGGCGCAGCTCCAGGAGCCCCGCCTCGACGAGCGGCCGGAACAGCACCGCGTCCTCCTCGGAGGTGTCCCGGCCCGCGGGGTAGTAGAGCGTCAGCGGCACCGTGCGCACGCCGGCCTCGCGCAGCAGCGCCCCGGCCCGCTCCACGTCCGGGGCGGGCAGGGGGCCCGGCTCCAGCCCCTGGAGCAGCTCCGGGGGCGTGAGCGTCCGGGCGATGCGCGCCCCCGGGTGGAACTGCTCCACCAGGGTGGGGATGTCCAGCCCCGCGCGGATGGCCCGGCGCACGCGCATGTCGTCATAGAGCGACTCGCGCAGGTTGAGGCCCACGAACGCGGTGGAGGGCGTGGAGCTGGCCACCGTCTGGAGCTCCTCGATGCCGGGAGACTGGGCCTGCTGCGCGTAGAGAAAGGAGACGAACTGCACCTGGCCGTCCTGGAGCCGCTCGAGCGCCTCCTGCCGCGACTCCAGCAGCTGGAACTCGAGCCGGTCCACCCACGGCATGCCGGGGCGGAAGTAGGTGGGGTTGCGCTCCATGTGGATGTGGTCCGCCTCGAACTGCTCCAGGCGGTAGGGCCCCGTGCCGTGGAGCTTTCCTTCCGAGTCCAGCCGGGCCACCGCCGTGGGCGTCAGCGCCAGCAGGTGGAGGAAGAAGGCCTTGGGCTCCGTCAGGCGGATCTCCAGCGTCCCCTCGTTGAGCACGCGCAGGCCGTTCACGTCGCGCGTGGTGCCCGCGGTGAAGGCCTGGGCCCCCTCGATGTCCTCCAGGAGCGAGCGGTCCGGCGAGCGCACCATGGGGTCCAGCAGCCGCTCGAAGTGGCGCTTCACGTCGTACGCCGTCAGCGCCGTGCCGTCATGGAAGGAGACGCCCCGGCGCAGGGAGAAGCGGAAGATGCGCGCCGAGGCATCCATGTCCCACCGCTCGGCCAGGTCCGGCACGAGCACGCCGTCCTCCAGCCGCAGCAGGTTGGAGAAGACGCACGCGCACAGCTCCGCCAGCTGGTTCTCCACGGCGAAGAGCGGATCCAACGTCAGGCGGGCGCGCAGGGCGGCGGCCTGGTGGATGCCCACGCGCAGCGTGCCCCCGGCGCGCGGCTGGGGCAGGCGGAAGCGGAACACCTCGGACTCCAGGCTCACCGTCTCGTGGCCGAGCTGGTCCACCGTGCGGCTCAGCTCGTCGCCGCTGCGGATGACCCGCCGCGCATCCTCCCGGACGCGGCTCACCTCGTCCCGGATGGACACCTCCCCCCGGGTGAGCACCGCGTGCGCCTTGCGGATGCTGTCGATGGCGGCGGTCAGCCGCACCACCGCCTCGGACAGCATGTTGCCGGCGCGCGCCTGGCCCTCCACCTTCTCCGAGGCATCGCGCGCCAGGCGCGCCATCTCCCCCGTCTTGCGCACCAGCTCCCGCGCCTGCCCCGCGTGCTCGATGGCGGCCCGGGTGACGTCGTCCACCCGCGAGGCCACGCGCTGGCTGGCGGCAATCACCGTGGAGCCCTGCTGCTCCAGGCGCCGGGTCTCCTCCACCGTGGACTCCACCGCCGTGAAGGTGCGCTGGGTGATGGTGCGGATCTCCACCAGCGCGGTGGCCGCCCGGTCGCCGAGCTGGGCGCCCTCGGTGGCCAGCTCCCGGCCCTCCTTCACGAGCGCCACCGCGGTGTCCACCTCGCCGCGCACGCCCGTCACCAGGGAGGAGATTTCGCGCGTGGAGCGCGCGGAGCGCTCGGCGAGCCCCCGGATTTCGTTGGCCACCACGCCGAAGGGCCGGCCGTACTCGCCCGACTGGGCGGCGATGATGGCGGCGTTGAGCGCCAGGAGGTTCGTCTGGTCGGCGATCTCCTGGATGACATCCACGATGCGGCCAATCTCCCGCGAGCGCGTGCCCAGCGAGTCGACGATTTCGGCGGCCCGGCGCACCGTCTCCTTCACCCGGTACATGCCCTTGACGCTGTCGTTGACCAGCTCCTCGCCGCGCTGGGCGGTGGCGGTGACGGCCTGCGCCAGCG
Above is a genomic segment from Stigmatella erecta containing:
- a CDS encoding response regulator; the protein is MRTRASVLVIDDEPGIRDMLSYELSQEGFDVETAENGMAAVETLRRRKFDLAITDLKMPGMDGVETVEALRALDPDIEVIVATGYASVETAVACMKHGAYDYIQKPYDVAELKLLLERARQKSHLQSVVALYEASRALMTTLKHADLVQLVVTLAQRVLRADDIGLLLWRSEDRDFSIHRLVHDVLPSEPLLLALAERVARVGGALRLSALDIHPHASPAEAHIYSSALAYPLVARDQVLGALVALRRGNSLEFASSELQKGTVFASQLAISLDNARLYDALAQKVSELVRTREQLVHAEKVGLAGQLAGAVAHEVNNPLSFVLANLSAMNGYATMVSGMWLAAKDAAHYLHGLDLPESRRHAQILRAPAGSEEQTEQLMREIDEVITDTLDGVKRIAELVSGFARLAEPQTAAHPEPVDVNAVIRECLDALSEAGNTGALEIQFHPRLCLALIGREDLRFALMHMLTFLRAPTGGPASEARTLVIQTGTSEGKPWLSILNRDLVLTEEEQRRIFDPRVELDSGGRTMRLNISLALTYQMLRRNDAEVSTQFEPGRGILFRVQLKPPLRWV
- a CDS encoding response regulator codes for the protein MKSLPGKCILIADDEEGIRDLFRFTLEPLGVEVVTATDGWEAFEAFQARPFDLVILDVHMPRLSGPEVLVKIRALRPTQRVLVVSSSSDASHAFEQRVSEYGASACLYKPVELDELLGAIDRALSEEGHAA
- a CDS encoding ATP-binding protein — its product is MKAPAPPLARPWPLTVKLVGLLSAVIVITVLSLSVSLTATLTASTEGPLHERAKSLATVMATLVSPAIEFEHTEAATERLSALSKSPDALYAAIYAPDGTLLAQWGEVPRASPFLLPVLLATTQVEAHQLQAAVPVGDTLHSSLVVAFSRAEQENQRAAIIQSALLTSGVLLPIMILLGVLVATGIVQPIRAMTAIADAIARGDRIAVSQLPSNRPDESGTLARAFQRLLEQEHEHQSQLEARVEERTQALQQANAELALRLRQLAEAQEQLVQTGKMAAVGQLAGGVAHEINNPLAVILGFAQGMERRVPEKDPLSLPVRSIVREALRCKNLVQELLTFSRVGKKTVESVDLNALVRSTLVLVEARARTQEVKIVPDFEGGLPILQGNKTQLQQVLVNLGTNALDVMKKGGTLTVRTFLQAPGSVCLEVTDTGSGIPEEVRSRIFDPFFTTKPVGEGTGLGLSLVYEIVQQHRGQIEVESQTGVGTTMRVRLPAHTGGTASA
- a CDS encoding YfiR family protein, yielding MTPPPLRALTFLLVLLGHSLSAFAADDLAPSKQAALLLRVLPYDRNFPQRVTDTLTIAVVYRERNLKSETYALDVAMALKDLARTVRPRNLPVRVLSIGYSSPEEFEAIIGQNRAAALYLCPGLNDVIESISETTRSYKVLSFSGREADLRENASIGLLRRGTRPALVVNLRTALAEGADLEPELLALSEIIR
- a CDS encoding DedA family protein, with product MVEFLDNLIRALGMAGVLLLGLAAMLEYLVPPFPGDTITLLGGVYAVRGSHPWPLVFLVVTAGSVAGAAINYWFGTWLARRFEAKPDASFLGLTHARLATVQAKMRRGGPWLLLANRFLPGIRGVIFIAAGAARMPRSNALFLGALSAMAHNALVLSVGRAVGGNLERLEGLMARYQLAVVVLVVIGVLAVLIRTLARRRSPAT
- a CDS encoding ABC transporter substrate-binding protein, which gives rise to MGAKRYLFGFGLVGGLVSALLLGTVLRTLANVELGTGGWLWLLIATPLLYLLGGWLSWFTWAGYRGRVRRRVITQLAEGDLAIATPSEFEGREDVRRLLSSLRRAISQVQRVTANMHRTSTSVSEQVRMLLEAARRQGQAVDHSLEAVSHMGESLQGAGQRVAQMDTFAHDTTNALVEMTERLQQVGFALTSLDEFAHHTSELVQVMSERLDNIAAAGDELALFANEAERFVSVVGAGIEAVRRRANETNALAQAVTATAQRGEELVNDSVKGMYRVKETVRRAAEIVDSLGTRSREIGRIVDVIQEIADQTNLLALNAAIIAAQSGEYGRPFGVVANEIRGLAERSARSTREISSLVTGVRGEVDTAVALVKEGRELATEGAQLGDRAATALVEIRTITQRTFTAVESTVEETRRLEQQGSTVIAASQRVASRVDDVTRAAIEHAGQARELVRKTGEMARLARDASEKVEGQARAGNMLSEAVVRLTAAIDSIRKAHAVLTRGEVSIRDEVSRVREDARRVIRSGDELSRTVDQLGHETVSLESEVFRFRLPQPRAGGTLRVGIHQAAALRARLTLDPLFAVENQLAELCACVFSNLLRLEDGVLVPDLAERWDMDASARIFRFSLRRGVSFHDGTALTAYDVKRHFERLLDPMVRSPDRSLLEDIEGAQAFTAGTTRDVNGLRVLNEGTLEIRLTEPKAFFLHLLALTPTAVARLDSEGKLHGTGPYRLEQFEADHIHMERNPTYFRPGMPWVDRLEFQLLESRQEALERLQDGQVQFVSFLYAQQAQSPGIEELQTVASSTPSTAFVGLNLRESLYDDMRVRRAIRAGLDIPTLVEQFHPGARIARTLTPPELLQGLEPGPLPAPDVERAGALLREAGVRTVPLTLYYPAGRDTSEEDAVLFRPLVEAGLLELRHVELPSQDYTARLRAGRIPAFRTLWIADYPDPDNFLYFLLNSNAQNIYPLGYHNPALDRLTSEARVSIDPDLRHQLYLRAEALFDQDCPLIPLYHDRIYAVASAPVQGLRLHMTPPQVRFEDLWLDSDGRR